A section of the Cuniculiplasma divulgatum genome encodes:
- the pdxT gene encoding pyridoxal 5'-phosphate synthase glutaminase subunit PdxT, with the protein MPEKIGVVGFQGDVSEHIDVLNSIRKRGGIDVEAVEVRKPEKLDGVSGIIIPGGESTTIYKLTQNYGIYGRIKAMANDGVPVMGTCAGLILISRETNDERVPGMGILDTEIKRNAYGRQINSFIENINIDEIGEFQAVFIRAPVISSPGRSRVMARRGDEIVMVRQENIIGMTFHPELTRDTRIHEYFLGLMEREGYISSGR; encoded by the coding sequence TTGCCTGAAAAAATAGGAGTGGTGGGATTCCAGGGAGATGTTTCAGAACATATTGACGTCCTCAACTCAATCAGGAAAAGAGGTGGAATCGATGTTGAGGCTGTTGAGGTCAGGAAACCGGAGAAGCTGGACGGTGTTTCAGGCATAATAATACCGGGTGGAGAGAGCACTACAATATACAAGCTCACTCAGAACTACGGCATCTATGGCAGGATAAAGGCCATGGCAAATGACGGTGTGCCTGTGATGGGGACATGCGCCGGCCTCATTCTCATTTCCAGGGAAACAAATGATGAGAGAGTGCCTGGAATGGGAATCCTTGACACAGAAATAAAAAGGAATGCCTACGGCAGGCAGATAAATTCATTCATTGAGAATATCAATATTGATGAAATAGGAGAGTTTCAGGCCGTATTCATTCGCGCTCCTGTAATATCATCACCGGGAAGAAGCAGGGTAATGGCCAGGAGAGGCGATGAGATAGTGATGGTAAGGCAGGAAAATATAATCGGTATGACGTTCCACCCTGAGCTCACAAGAGATACCAGAATACATGAATATTTCCTTGGCCTCATGGAGAGGGAGGGGTATATTTCCTCTGGAAGGTGA
- a CDS encoding zinc ribbon domain-containing protein has translation MNINRCRNCGTKFLVARSVCPKCGKEDFEKVPARSGIVLESVELIATPDPYPDGYYLVLLDVDDVKVFCRSQEKLREGSQADIQDDELGPICRKA, from the coding sequence ATGAACATAAACAGATGCAGGAACTGCGGTACGAAATTTCTGGTTGCAAGGTCCGTATGCCCCAAATGCGGGAAGGAGGACTTTGAGAAGGTTCCGGCACGGAGCGGCATAGTCCTGGAATCCGTGGAGCTCATCGCAACTCCTGACCCGTATCCGGACGGGTACTACCTTGTGCTCCTTGATGTTGATGACGTGAAGGTATTCTGTCGCTCACAGGAAAAACTCAGGGAAGGATCCCAGGCCGACATTCAGGATGATGAACTTGGCCCCATATGCAGGAAAGCCTGA
- a CDS encoding TA0938 family protein, protein MKTNNSEGCALCNATWGEYWREIDGENMLFCCNICADIFQEMVRKVKENTGWEKIDYVNLQGNYSKGRNCTATNGDRKYSYYFRTYSDGKFITFQER, encoded by the coding sequence TTGAAGACAAACAACAGTGAGGGGTGTGCCCTCTGCAATGCCACATGGGGAGAGTACTGGCGTGAAATAGACGGTGAAAACATGCTGTTCTGCTGCAACATATGCGCAGATATTTTCCAGGAGATGGTAAGGAAGGTTAAAGAAAACACCGGATGGGAGAAGATTGACTATGTCAATCTTCAAGGCAATTACTCAAAGGGCAGGAATTGCACTGCAACAAATGGCGACAGAAAGTACAGCTATTATTTCAGGACCTATTCAGACGGAAAATTCATCACGTTCCAGGAAAGATAG
- the glyA gene encoding serine hydroxymethyltransferase: MSALEDALELRKLAMEHQKFFRESIPLIASENIMSPLAMEMLTTDLGFRYAEGLPHHRYYQGNFYVDQIEDKVIDLSNRVFNVKQSDPRPVSGTNANMSVIYGLLKPGDKIATPDLSGGGHISAAKFGAVGLRGLNTVNYPYDPETMSVLPDEASKLIIREKPKVCLFGQSVFLFPAPLREMADAFQEAGCTVWYDGAHVLGLIAGRRFQDPIREGAHVITGSTHKTLPGPQHGIILGNTEDDKWKGIQRGVFPGTLSNHHLNAMAALGVTLAETLEFGEDYARQIIKNARAMASELSENGINVLGEARGFTESHTFIMNVSKFGGGKLVAENLEKSGIVANKNLLPEDNNRNSQNPSGIRVGAQEITRIGFRESDARTVARSMAEVIKKGQSDRVKSEMKELKESFTQVKYCFGNLKPYEYIELYR; the protein is encoded by the coding sequence ATGAGTGCGCTTGAAGATGCCTTGGAACTCAGGAAACTGGCGATGGAACATCAGAAGTTTTTCAGGGAGAGCATTCCCCTGATTGCTTCAGAGAACATAATGAGCCCGCTGGCCATGGAAATGCTCACAACAGATCTTGGTTTCAGGTACGCTGAAGGGCTGCCTCATCACAGGTACTACCAGGGAAACTTCTATGTGGATCAGATAGAGGATAAGGTTATTGACCTATCCAACAGGGTTTTCAATGTAAAGCAGAGCGACCCTCGCCCTGTATCGGGAACCAATGCCAATATGTCGGTCATTTATGGGCTTCTGAAGCCCGGCGACAAGATCGCCACCCCTGATCTTTCCGGAGGGGGGCACATAAGTGCCGCAAAATTCGGGGCCGTTGGGCTTCGCGGACTCAACACTGTCAATTATCCCTATGATCCGGAAACAATGAGTGTTCTCCCGGACGAGGCTTCAAAGCTCATAATAAGGGAAAAACCAAAGGTTTGCCTCTTTGGCCAGTCTGTGTTCCTGTTTCCGGCTCCCCTGAGGGAGATGGCTGATGCTTTCCAGGAAGCAGGCTGCACAGTGTGGTATGATGGTGCCCATGTGCTTGGACTGATTGCTGGCAGGCGGTTCCAGGACCCCATCCGAGAGGGTGCACATGTAATTACGGGAAGCACACATAAGACCCTGCCTGGGCCTCAGCATGGGATAATTCTTGGAAACACAGAGGACGACAAGTGGAAGGGCATCCAGAGGGGTGTTTTTCCTGGAACATTGAGCAACCACCATCTCAATGCCATGGCTGCACTGGGTGTAACCCTGGCGGAAACCCTTGAGTTTGGTGAAGATTATGCCAGACAGATCATTAAGAATGCCAGGGCTATGGCCTCTGAACTCAGTGAGAACGGCATTAATGTGCTTGGGGAAGCAAGAGGTTTCACGGAATCACACACCTTCATAATGAATGTCAGTAAATTTGGGGGAGGCAAGCTTGTGGCAGAGAACCTTGAGAAATCCGGCATAGTTGCAAACAAGAACCTGCTGCCTGAAGACAATAACAGGAATTCGCAGAATCCAAGTGGTATACGTGTCGGGGCACAGGAAATAACCAGGATTGGCTTCAGGGAATCAGATGCCAGGACGGTTGCAAGAAGCATGGCTGAGGTAATTAAAAAGGGGCAGTCGGACAGGGTGAAATCTGAGATGAAGGAACTGAAGGAAAGTTTCACTCAGGTTAAATACTGCTTCGGGAACCTGAAACCGTATGAATACATTGAACTCTACAGGTGA
- a CDS encoding SDR family oxidoreductase — translation MFEKDLLKGKVALVTGGGTGIGLEMSKRFGSLGASICIIGRRENVLEKAVEELRKSGTSAEYHRCDVRNPAEIKESVDYFMQKFSHIDILVNNAAGNFVSPTENLSPHAVDAVLGIVLHGTLYMTLDLGKRWISSGSHGVVLDIVTSYAWTGSGFVVPSAAAKAGVLATVRSLAVEWAKYGIRHVAIAPGPFPTEATRKNLFPLPEVEKLLTERVPMGRVGNMEEIANLASFLVSDEAGFINGEVVTIDGGEWLKGAGEFNNLLDLTGEQWKLIREISSKKS, via the coding sequence ATGTTTGAGAAGGATCTGCTGAAGGGCAAGGTTGCTCTTGTCACCGGAGGAGGAACAGGAATAGGCTTAGAGATGTCCAAAAGATTTGGAAGCCTGGGGGCATCCATATGCATCATCGGACGCAGAGAGAACGTTCTGGAAAAGGCCGTAGAGGAACTCAGGAAATCAGGAACAAGTGCCGAATACCACAGATGTGACGTGCGGAACCCAGCCGAAATAAAGGAGTCTGTGGACTATTTCATGCAGAAATTCTCGCACATAGATATCCTTGTCAACAATGCTGCAGGAAATTTTGTATCCCCAACGGAAAACCTCTCCCCGCATGCTGTTGATGCTGTACTGGGCATCGTTCTGCACGGTACACTCTACATGACCCTTGACCTTGGAAAGCGCTGGATCAGTTCAGGCAGCCACGGGGTTGTTCTGGACATAGTCACATCGTATGCATGGACCGGATCCGGCTTCGTCGTCCCGTCAGCTGCTGCCAAGGCAGGTGTACTTGCAACAGTCAGGTCACTGGCCGTTGAATGGGCGAAATATGGAATAAGGCACGTTGCAATAGCTCCAGGCCCTTTCCCCACCGAGGCCACCAGGAAGAATCTGTTTCCGCTTCCCGAAGTTGAGAAACTTCTGACCGAGCGTGTTCCCATGGGAAGAGTGGGAAATATGGAGGAAATCGCGAACCTGGCCTCATTCCTGGTTTCCGATGAGGCAGGTTTCATCAATGGCGAGGTAGTTACAATTGATGGCGGAGAATGGCTGAAGGGAGCAGGTGAATTCAACAACCTTCTTGACCTGACTGGTGAACAGTGGAAACTAATCAGGGAAATATCATCGAAAAAGTCTTAG
- the gcvT gene encoding glycine cleavage system aminomethyltransferase GcvT, translated as MSENKRTPLYEEHVKLNAKIIDFHGWDMPLQYTKIMDEHMAVRKHAGIFDVSHMGDVVVQGKDAEKFLDHMFPTKISDLENGHAVYTAFLNEKGNIIDDTIVYRISNDKFFFVPNASMIDTIVSWVKKNSSGYSVNISDYSSDIACIALQGPDSIKVMASLGIKDPGSFRFEEMDSGKLKFSENKITGRKSAIISGTGYTGEHGIEILCNSKDAASVWETVLKEVKAVGGLPCGLGARDTLRMEKGMLLSGTDFHGDRNPHECAITFILTNDGEFIGKEGLSNPVREVFRGFITDSKIIPRAGNAVMSGENHVGNITSGTLSPVLDRAIALGFIDRKFAKPGSSVIIKVRDRDLNAMVSRPKMVP; from the coding sequence ATGTCAGAAAATAAGAGAACACCGCTGTATGAAGAGCATGTTAAGCTGAATGCGAAAATAATTGATTTTCATGGATGGGACATGCCGCTCCAGTACACAAAAATAATGGACGAGCACATGGCAGTGAGAAAGCACGCTGGAATATTCGACGTGTCACACATGGGTGATGTTGTTGTTCAGGGAAAAGATGCAGAGAAATTCCTGGACCACATGTTCCCTACAAAAATATCAGATCTTGAAAATGGCCATGCTGTTTATACAGCATTTCTCAATGAGAAGGGAAACATAATAGATGACACAATAGTCTACAGAATTTCAAATGACAAATTCTTCTTCGTGCCAAACGCTTCCATGATTGATACAATAGTATCATGGGTGAAGAAGAATTCCAGCGGCTACTCAGTCAATATATCAGACTATTCCAGTGATATTGCCTGTATAGCCCTTCAGGGTCCAGACAGTATTAAGGTTATGGCTTCACTTGGAATAAAGGATCCTGGATCATTCAGGTTTGAGGAAATGGATTCCGGGAAGCTGAAGTTTTCGGAAAATAAAATAACAGGAAGGAAATCTGCCATAATATCAGGAACTGGATACACAGGTGAACATGGCATAGAGATACTCTGCAACTCAAAAGATGCAGCTTCAGTATGGGAAACCGTCCTGAAAGAAGTGAAAGCAGTTGGAGGACTTCCTTGCGGGCTTGGAGCCAGGGATACACTGAGGATGGAAAAGGGGATGCTTCTCTCCGGAACTGATTTTCATGGAGACAGGAATCCTCATGAATGTGCCATCACATTCATTCTTACAAATGATGGTGAATTCATAGGAAAGGAGGGTTTATCAAATCCTGTCAGGGAGGTTTTCAGGGGATTCATCACGGATTCAAAGATCATCCCACGTGCAGGCAATGCAGTAATGAGTGGGGAAAACCATGTTGGAAATATCACCAGCGGAACCCTTTCACCTGTTCTGGACAGGGCAATAGCCCTTGGATTTATTGACAGAAAATTTGCCAAACCTGGCAGCTCGGTTATTATAAAGGTCAGGGACAGGGACCTCAATGCCATGGTATCCAGGCCGAAAATGGTTCCATAG
- a CDS encoding MFS transporter has protein sequence MAETIPAKSSWKGVNWKIFYTSWGGWTLDGFTAFIYAFVNVVTTEYLLKATGISLSYKDFFLEAFFAVFLLGWGASVIFGPLSDKYGRVKTLAISVILFAVGSILSGIATNAYEFMVFRFIVGLGIGSVWFTGGNAVAEAFPENRRVMGAGMFHTGYYFGFFFAAIAYLVLFPYIGFRGLLMLGALPVVFVAYLGFRTREPERWEKVQKTADISAKKSFLSAFGKEYRRTTIAGSIVLIAVIVGLYGGTVYVPDVTTNIISRIPHLAYPTIDLVAAAGAEVSLFTVIGCLIMPFLAEKLGRRTTEITFLVLMAISVFLIYDVVYYTGSLLEMFLAVPLLGLGGADFAVFTLWLPELYPTEFRGSGFAFVTSMGRFFAAAVIFGIGALALVVGFGHAVAYTAIGFIVVIPLVFLMKETRGKGLKEDINIEK, from the coding sequence ATGGCTGAAACAATTCCAGCAAAAAGTTCATGGAAAGGAGTAAACTGGAAAATATTCTATACATCATGGGGAGGGTGGACCCTTGACGGTTTCACGGCGTTCATTTACGCATTCGTGAACGTGGTTACCACGGAGTATCTGCTCAAGGCGACGGGAATCAGCCTCTCCTACAAGGATTTTTTCCTTGAGGCGTTCTTCGCGGTCTTCCTTCTTGGATGGGGTGCATCTGTAATTTTTGGTCCGTTGTCAGATAAATACGGCAGAGTGAAGACACTGGCAATCAGCGTGATACTGTTCGCTGTTGGTTCAATATTGAGCGGCATAGCCACAAATGCCTACGAGTTCATGGTGTTCAGGTTCATAGTGGGGCTTGGAATAGGTTCAGTATGGTTCACCGGCGGGAACGCCGTGGCCGAGGCCTTTCCTGAAAACAGGAGAGTGATGGGTGCTGGTATGTTCCATACCGGATACTACTTTGGATTCTTCTTCGCTGCCATAGCATATCTTGTACTATTCCCATACATCGGATTCAGGGGGCTCCTGATGCTGGGTGCCCTTCCGGTGGTATTTGTAGCCTACCTAGGATTCAGGACCAGGGAACCTGAGAGATGGGAAAAGGTACAAAAAACAGCCGATATTTCAGCCAAAAAGTCCTTTCTGTCAGCTTTCGGCAAGGAGTACAGGAGAACAACCATAGCGGGATCCATAGTTCTCATTGCGGTAATTGTGGGTCTCTACGGAGGAACTGTGTACGTGCCTGACGTGACAACAAACATAATTTCGAGGATTCCTCATCTGGCTTATCCCACAATAGACCTTGTTGCCGCTGCAGGTGCCGAAGTATCTTTGTTCACAGTCATAGGCTGCCTCATAATGCCATTCCTTGCCGAAAAACTTGGCAGGCGCACAACGGAGATAACGTTCCTGGTGCTCATGGCCATAAGCGTTTTTCTGATCTATGATGTTGTATACTACACTGGATCGCTTCTTGAAATGTTCCTTGCTGTCCCATTGCTTGGGCTGGGTGGGGCTGATTTTGCAGTATTCACTCTCTGGCTTCCGGAACTTTACCCAACAGAATTCAGGGGATCAGGGTTTGCATTTGTCACATCAATGGGCAGATTCTTTGCTGCAGCTGTAATATTCGGCATTGGAGCTCTTGCCCTAGTTGTAGGATTCGGGCATGCCGTGGCATATACAGCTATTGGTTTCATAGTGGTTATACCGCTTGTATTCCTCATGAAGGAAACCAGGGGAAAGGGTCTCAAGGAAGATATAAACATAGAAAAGTGA
- a CDS encoding DUF3834 domain-containing protein: MEKINVIAAPGPVCYPLIAAQDERFNITFQKEGDAPVILDSSVSMAKRGLTPNVSLIRGLAVASPGIGKRIGIMRRGSSNEILVRAIMHLKQEQVDVVTVEDAASIESMMKEGTIDSAIVPAPFGKGISLEAILESHGISTPGSCVAKVDDSVRKPFVEAYSNGIEKMRKDPEGTAKYVASVLPSKTDPNFIKKAILETDTSVKDTQEHREFADLVRRFS, from the coding sequence ATGGAAAAAATAAATGTAATTGCAGCACCAGGTCCTGTATGCTATCCATTGATTGCAGCGCAGGATGAGAGATTCAACATAACGTTCCAGAAGGAAGGAGATGCACCTGTGATTCTGGATTCTTCAGTATCCATGGCGAAGAGAGGCCTGACACCAAATGTTTCACTCATAAGGGGACTCGCTGTGGCCTCACCAGGAATTGGAAAGAGGATTGGGATAATGAGGAGGGGAAGCTCCAATGAGATTCTTGTCAGAGCCATAATGCACCTGAAACAGGAGCAGGTTGATGTTGTTACAGTAGAGGACGCGGCATCAATTGAAAGCATGATGAAGGAAGGTACCATTGATTCTGCCATTGTCCCAGCACCTTTTGGAAAGGGCATATCCCTTGAAGCAATCCTGGAATCCCATGGAATCAGCACACCGGGAAGCTGCGTAGCAAAGGTTGACGATTCAGTCAGGAAACCATTTGTGGAGGCTTACAGCAACGGAATAGAAAAAATGAGGAAAGATCCGGAGGGAACAGCAAAATATGTTGCGTCAGTACTTCCCAGCAAAACGGACCCGAACTTCATCAAAAAGGCCATACTTGAGACTGACACCTCTGTGAAAGATACCCAGGAACACAGGGAATTCGCTGACCTTGTGAGAAGATTCAGCTGA
- a CDS encoding CaiB/BaiF CoA-transferase family protein, producing the protein MEGSGPLNGLRVLDLTQAMAGPMATMTLGDLGAEVIKVEPLSGDQTRSWAPPYMDGMSSYYLSANRNKKSIAIDLKNPVGQELLRKLAMDSDVIIENFRPGTMEKFGLSYEEARKLNRKIIYCSLSGYGQTGPSREWPGYDLTVLAYSGLLSLNAEEGRPPIKFGVPIADITAGLFSVIAVLAALHHRDATGEGQFIDMSMLDANFSILTHQALGYFSTGKNPRHLGSAHSNIAPYQVFSTADGYIAVAVGTEKLWKTFCSIIERDDLTRNPMFLTNVDRVQNREKLADEINRAFSAFRTQELFQKFLDSGIPAAPLNNVDQVVNAPQIMERNMLVDMDAPYGKIRILGTPFKMSETPASVRLHPPMLGENTAEILRNIGYSHEEISNLVEKRIVNGNTGTDRKKE; encoded by the coding sequence ATGGAAGGATCAGGCCCTTTAAACGGTTTGAGAGTTCTGGATCTGACACAGGCAATGGCAGGTCCCATGGCAACAATGACCCTGGGGGACCTTGGGGCAGAGGTCATCAAGGTGGAACCGCTTTCAGGGGATCAGACAAGATCCTGGGCTCCGCCATACATGGACGGGATGTCCTCATACTATCTCAGCGCAAACAGGAACAAGAAGAGCATTGCAATTGACCTGAAGAATCCCGTTGGGCAGGAACTTCTCAGAAAACTGGCCATGGATTCTGATGTGATCATTGAGAACTTCAGGCCCGGCACAATGGAGAAGTTCGGACTGTCCTATGAGGAAGCAAGGAAACTGAACAGAAAGATCATATACTGCAGCCTTTCGGGATACGGCCAGACCGGCCCTTCCAGGGAATGGCCAGGCTACGATCTCACAGTACTGGCCTACAGCGGGCTTCTGAGCCTGAATGCAGAAGAGGGCAGGCCTCCAATCAAGTTTGGCGTGCCCATAGCAGACATAACAGCAGGCCTTTTCTCCGTAATTGCGGTGCTTGCGGCCCTGCACCACAGGGATGCAACCGGAGAGGGGCAGTTCATAGACATGTCAATGCTTGACGCCAATTTCTCAATACTGACGCACCAGGCACTGGGATATTTCTCCACTGGAAAAAATCCAAGGCATCTTGGGTCCGCGCATTCCAACATAGCCCCATACCAGGTCTTCAGCACCGCAGATGGTTACATAGCCGTTGCAGTTGGAACAGAAAAGCTCTGGAAAACCTTCTGCAGCATAATAGAAAGGGATGATCTGACCCGCAATCCAATGTTTCTCACCAATGTTGACAGGGTTCAGAACAGGGAAAAACTTGCGGATGAAATAAACAGGGCGTTCTCAGCATTCAGAACGCAGGAACTCTTCCAGAAATTCCTGGATTCCGGGATTCCCGCGGCCCCATTAAACAATGTTGATCAGGTTGTGAATGCGCCGCAGATAATGGAGAGGAATATGCTTGTTGATATGGATGCACCCTATGGGAAAATAAGGATACTTGGCACGCCATTCAAGATGTCAGAAACGCCGGCATCAGTCCGTTTGCACCCGCCAATGCTGGGGGAAAACACGGCAGAGATTCTCCGAAACATTGGATACAGCCATGAGGAAATATCAAACCTGGTTGAAAAAAGGATAGTCAATGGAAATACCGGCACTGACAGGAAAAAGGAATGA
- a CDS encoding thiolase family protein has translation MMSVISDVSFTRFGKRPEGLLDLVAESALPIVRRYGRDIDFIVFSNSYSGEFNDMSGVNNLISTRLSMDDVPSMRVDNTSGSGGSAVMVADSLIRSGNASNVLVIGAEKMTGYPTKKSTRIIASLLHPEERSAGISLPSLAAFMTRSYLKEFDAPRESIARVAVKNHHNGSLNPYAHFQSEVTLEEVMASRVIADPLRIFEFCPVSDGAVSLLMTSDENRDSFGSHHVEILGVGYSSGTSSLSYRDSLTTIGSVRRSSEMAFRRSKLTPNYMDVVELHDMAAVLEIIESEDAGFFRKGHGWEAVMNGETEIGGPRPINTSGGLNSKGHPIGASGVAQAGEIYLQITGKAEKRQIKDAHLGFSLSMAGFGNNATAIVYGGAS, from the coding sequence ATGATGTCAGTAATATCGGATGTGAGTTTCACACGTTTTGGCAAAAGGCCGGAAGGCCTGCTGGATCTGGTTGCGGAATCGGCCCTTCCCATTGTGAGGAGATACGGCAGGGATATTGATTTCATTGTTTTCTCAAATTCATACTCGGGGGAATTCAACGATATGTCCGGCGTCAATAACCTCATTTCAACCAGGCTTTCCATGGACGATGTGCCGTCAATGAGGGTGGACAACACCAGCGGAAGCGGCGGAAGTGCCGTCATGGTTGCTGATTCTCTCATAAGGTCTGGAAATGCCAGCAATGTGCTTGTCATAGGCGCTGAGAAAATGACCGGCTATCCAACCAAGAAATCAACCAGGATCATAGCCTCCCTTCTTCATCCAGAGGAGCGTTCTGCAGGAATATCACTTCCGTCGCTGGCTGCCTTCATGACCAGATCCTACCTGAAGGAGTTTGACGCACCACGTGAGAGCATTGCCCGTGTAGCTGTGAAGAACCACCACAATGGGTCCCTGAATCCGTATGCGCATTTCCAGTCTGAGGTGACCCTTGAGGAAGTCATGGCTTCACGTGTCATAGCCGATCCTCTGCGAATTTTCGAGTTCTGCCCTGTGAGTGACGGCGCTGTCTCGTTACTGATGACATCAGACGAGAACCGGGATTCCTTCGGCAGCCATCATGTTGAAATCCTGGGGGTGGGTTATTCATCCGGGACATCATCGCTGTCATACAGGGATTCCCTGACCACCATAGGAAGTGTCAGGAGATCTTCAGAAATGGCATTCCGCCGGTCGAAGCTTACTCCCAATTACATGGATGTTGTTGAACTGCATGATATGGCTGCAGTACTGGAGATCATAGAGAGCGAGGACGCAGGTTTCTTCAGGAAGGGACATGGCTGGGAAGCTGTCATGAACGGGGAGACCGAAATAGGCGGCCCGAGACCCATCAATACCAGCGGCGGACTCAATTCAAAGGGCCACCCCATCGGGGCCAGCGGTGTGGCACAGGCAGGTGAAATATACCTCCAGATCACTGGAAAGGCCGAGAAGAGGCAGATAAAGGATGCCCACCTGGGCTTCTCCCTGAGCATGGCAGGTTTCGGCAACAATGCCACTGCAATAGTTTACGGAGGTGCATCATGA
- a CDS encoding C2H2 type zinc finger domain-containing protein — protein MTRCPVCMVQLNDTIARLSDHFYALQLKNDADHIMWLNRYIGKQRFGQDELELKFEKFFRTASLKKWIISNFVRKFYGDPPHMFILEMQHPKEYVLKGYAMEHHHFLKQWVRSCASIISNTDMEDVQAFEIENIVSEWYGAGENKPSHHELLLRMGESLGVSRDEIYSSEPLPATKRAIEAWSMMSRDFTFVEGMAAMHSLELVASRNIREYGASMGYFDPVILKDGSITEEAANFLGEGYNADVSHSETALDLIEKYSKEMRNTQDCQAVFLKSIEVFDDYLNARLERGMMLEDKQQ, from the coding sequence ATGACGCGATGCCCCGTATGCATGGTGCAGCTTAACGATACCATAGCAAGGCTTTCTGACCACTTCTATGCCCTCCAGCTGAAAAACGATGCTGACCATATAATGTGGCTCAACCGGTATATTGGAAAGCAGCGGTTTGGGCAGGATGAACTGGAGCTGAAGTTTGAAAAATTCTTCAGGACAGCTTCCCTTAAAAAGTGGATTATTTCTAACTTTGTGAGAAAATTTTACGGGGATCCGCCTCACATGTTCATTCTGGAGATGCAGCACCCAAAGGAATATGTGCTGAAGGGATACGCCATGGAACATCATCACTTCCTCAAGCAGTGGGTGAGAAGCTGCGCTTCAATAATATCCAATACAGACATGGAGGATGTTCAGGCATTCGAGATTGAGAATATTGTGTCAGAATGGTACGGTGCAGGCGAAAATAAACCATCTCATCACGAGCTCCTGCTCAGGATGGGTGAATCTCTTGGTGTTTCCAGGGATGAAATATACAGCAGTGAGCCACTTCCTGCCACAAAAAGGGCCATTGAAGCATGGAGCATGATGAGCAGGGATTTCACATTCGTTGAAGGGATGGCAGCCATGCATTCCCTTGAGCTTGTAGCAAGCAGGAATATCAGGGAGTATGGAGCAAGCATGGGATATTTCGATCCGGTGATCCTGAAGGACGGCAGCATAACAGAGGAGGCTGCAAACTTTCTGGGAGAAGGTTACAATGCAGATGTTTCACATTCTGAAACCGCTCTTGACCTCATAGAAAAATATTCTAAGGAGATGAGGAACACTCAGGACTGCCAGGCAGTATTCCTTAAATCAATTGAAGTCTTTGATGACTATCTCAATGCGAGACTTGAGAGGGGGATGATGCTTGAAGACAAACAACAGTGA